The following nucleotide sequence is from Terriglobia bacterium.
TGGGAAGGGCGGCCGCGGAGCGGCCGACGATATGACCACCCCCTACTGCGTCCGTTTTTCCAGATAATCACAAAACGCGAGCAGGAGGCCGGTGCGTTGTCCGAGCGGAACCAGCGCCCGCCGGGCCTGCTCGGCCACGTCGTGCGCAATGGCGCGGGATTTTTCGAGACCATAGATGCCGGGATACGTCGCCTTGCCTTCATCGCGGTTGCTGCCATCGGTGGCATCGAGAATGTCATCCACCACCTGAAACAGCAAACCGAGCCGCTCAGAGAACACTTTCACGCCAGCCAGCTCGACTTCGGACGCCCCGCCGAGATACGCGCCGATCCATACCGAGCCGCCGATCAAGGCTCCGGTTTTCCAGCGATGGATCGCCTCGAGCTGCTCCACCGTGACGGGTTTGTCCTCCGCTTCGAGGTCGAGCACCTGGCCGCCAACCATTCCTGCGGCGCTCCCGGCGGCGGCGCTCAGCGCCGCGACCACGCGCAGCATCCGGTCGGGAGGAAATCCGTTCGAACGGCCCAGAACTTCAAAGGCCAGCGTCAGCAGACCGTCGCCTGCGAGTATTGCGATCGCTTCGGTGAATTGTTTATGACAGGAAGGTTTGCCGCGGCGGAAGTCGTCGTCATCCATGGCCGGGAGATCGTCGTGGATCAGCGAGTACGCATGAATCATTTCGATCGCGGAGGCCACCGGCAGCACTTTTTTCCAATCGTCCTGATACGCGGAAAAAGCGGCAACACACAGGCAGGGCCGAACGCGCTTTCCGCCATCCATCGTGCTGTATCGCATCGCCTGGTGTATCCGCCCCGGAGCCGAAGCCTCTGCTGGCAACAGCTGGTCGAGAGTGGCATCGATCGCGGGCCGCACGCGCTCGAAAAACGTGTTCAGATCGCTATTCATTTTCAGCTTCGAATGGAACCGCCTGAGGCTGTCCGGAATTGTTCTTCAGCAGGATTTCCACGCGACGTTCGGCCTGTTC
It contains:
- a CDS encoding farnesyl diphosphate synthase, which produces MNSDLNTFFERVRPAIDATLDQLLPAEASAPGRIHQAMRYSTMDGGKRVRPCLCVAAFSAYQDDWKKVLPVASAIEMIHAYSLIHDDLPAMDDDDFRRGKPSCHKQFTEAIAILAGDGLLTLAFEVLGRSNGFPPDRMLRVVAALSAAAGSAAGMVGGQVLDLEAEDKPVTVEQLEAIHRWKTGALIGGSVWIGAYLGGASEVELAGVKVFSERLGLLFQVVDDILDATDGSNRDEGKATYPGIYGLEKSRAIAHDVAEQARRALVPLGQRTGLLLAFCDYLEKRTQ